One stretch of Amycolatopsis tolypomycina DNA includes these proteins:
- the trmD gene encoding tRNA (guanosine(37)-N1)-methyltransferase TrmD, which produces MRIDVVTIFPEYLDPLRAALLGRAIDRGLIEVGVHDLRDWTHDVHRAVDDAPYGGGPGMVMKPQIWGPALDDVCTAETRLVVPTPAGKPFTQELAHAYAAEKHLVFACGRYEGIDQRVVDDAARRMPVDEVSIGDYVLVGGEAAVLVIVEAVVRLLPGVLGNARSAAEDSFSDGLLEGPSYTRPEVWRDLAVPDVLRSGNHALIDRWRRDQALERTARRRPDLLAALPEGSLDKHDRGVLEGLDPEQAEGRFSRPDPGL; this is translated from the coding sequence CGGGCGATCGACCGCGGCCTCATCGAGGTCGGCGTGCACGACCTGCGCGACTGGACCCACGACGTCCACCGCGCGGTCGACGACGCGCCGTACGGCGGCGGTCCCGGCATGGTCATGAAGCCGCAGATCTGGGGCCCGGCCCTGGACGACGTCTGCACGGCCGAGACGCGCCTCGTCGTCCCGACGCCGGCGGGGAAGCCGTTCACCCAGGAGCTGGCGCACGCCTACGCGGCGGAAAAGCACCTGGTGTTCGCCTGCGGGCGCTACGAGGGCATCGACCAGCGGGTCGTCGACGACGCCGCGCGCCGGATGCCGGTCGACGAGGTGTCGATCGGCGACTACGTGCTGGTCGGCGGCGAGGCGGCGGTGCTGGTCATCGTCGAGGCCGTCGTCCGGCTGCTGCCCGGCGTGCTCGGCAACGCGCGTTCGGCCGCGGAGGACTCCTTCTCCGACGGCCTGCTCGAGGGGCCCAGCTACACGCGCCCGGAGGTGTGGCGCGACCTGGCGGTGCCGGACGTGCTGCGGTCGGGCAACCACGCCCTGATCGACCGCTGGCGGCGTGACCAGGCCCTCGAGCGCACGGCCCGCCGCCGCCCCGATCTCCTGGCGGCGCTGCCGGAAGGTAGTCTCGACAAGCACGATCGCGGGGTCCTGGAGGGCTTGGACCCCGAGCAGGCCGAGGGCCGGTTCTCCCGGCCCGATCCCGGTCTGTAA
- the rplS gene encoding 50S ribosomal protein L19 encodes MNTLDALDKQSLRSDIPDFRPGDTLKVSVRVIEGNRERNQVFQGVVIRRQGGGIRETFTVRKVSFGVGVERTFPVHSPNLAEIEVHKRGDVRRAKLYYLRDLRGKKAKIKERRENRETASAN; translated from the coding sequence ATGAACACCCTGGACGCGCTGGACAAGCAGTCGCTGCGTTCCGACATCCCGGACTTCCGCCCGGGCGACACGCTCAAGGTGAGTGTCCGCGTCATCGAGGGCAACCGCGAGCGCAACCAGGTCTTCCAGGGCGTGGTCATCCGCCGTCAGGGCGGTGGCATCCGGGAGACCTTCACCGTGCGCAAGGTTTCGTTCGGCGTCGGCGTCGAGCGCACCTTCCCGGTGCACTCGCCGAACCTGGCCGAGATCGAGGTCCACAAGCGCGGCGACGTGCGGCGCGCGAAGCTGTACTACCTCCGCGACCTGCGCGGCAAGAAGGCCAAGATCAAGGAGCGCCGCGAGAACCGCGAGACGGCCTCGGCTAACTGA
- the lepB gene encoding signal peptidase I, with translation MAEPVSQNAPEDDPDRSAEDKPRLSRSEERGGSRRRRAKPAKKRSFWKELPILLVIALVLTILIQTFLAKVFMIPSGSMEATLHGCPGCTGDRILVDRVTYDFTEPAPGDVIVFKGPQAWINNEIPPQESSNIVVRGLRGLGSLVGFAPPDERDFVKRVIAVGGQTVQCCDQQGRMIVDGKSLDEPYIYWENLSKQEQQSFEPVKVPAGMLWVQGDNRNNSDDSRFQGGGGVNGAVPVENVIGKARIIVLPPSRWGGISDHNPQQSAQPVALGAPAWQSGLPLGAGIAAAWPALFVGRKLKSGLRRAAGRKP, from the coding sequence GTGGCCGAACCCGTGTCCCAGAACGCTCCCGAGGATGACCCCGATCGCTCCGCGGAGGACAAGCCCAGGCTGTCACGCTCCGAGGAGCGCGGGGGATCCCGCCGGCGGCGCGCCAAACCCGCCAAGAAACGGTCGTTCTGGAAGGAACTGCCGATCCTGCTCGTGATCGCACTGGTGCTCACGATCCTGATCCAGACATTCCTCGCGAAAGTCTTCATGATCCCTTCGGGGTCCATGGAGGCCACGCTGCACGGGTGTCCCGGGTGTACCGGAGACCGGATCCTCGTGGACCGGGTCACCTACGACTTCACCGAGCCCGCCCCGGGCGACGTGATCGTCTTCAAGGGCCCGCAGGCGTGGATCAACAACGAGATCCCGCCGCAGGAGTCGAGCAACATCGTCGTCCGCGGCCTGCGGGGTCTCGGCTCGCTGGTCGGGTTCGCCCCGCCGGACGAGCGCGACTTCGTCAAGCGGGTGATCGCGGTCGGCGGCCAGACCGTCCAGTGCTGCGACCAGCAGGGCCGCATGATCGTGGACGGCAAGTCGCTCGACGAGCCGTACATCTACTGGGAAAACCTGTCCAAACAGGAGCAGCAGTCCTTCGAACCGGTCAAGGTTCCCGCGGGGATGCTGTGGGTCCAGGGCGACAACCGCAACAACTCCGACGACTCCCGGTTCCAGGGCGGCGGCGGCGTGAACGGCGCGGTCCCGGTGGAGAACGTCATCGGCAAGGCCCGGATCATCGTCCTGCCGCCGAGCCGGTGGGGCGGGATCAGCGACCACAACCCGCAGCAATCGGCGCAGCCCGTGGCCCTGGGCGCGCCGGCCTGGCAGAGCGGGCTCCCGCTCGGCGCCGGGATCGCGGCGGCGTGGCCTGCGTTGTTCGTCGGGCGCAAGCTCAAGTCCGGACTGCGCCGGGCGGCCGGGCGGAAACCCTAG
- a CDS encoding ribonuclease HII: MVRGDLFWGLQGALDRRGLGPVAGVDEAGAGACAGPLVVAACVLKQGDAAKLTDLTDSKMMTAKARDRVYDLVLARAVDYSVIVIPTEEVDLYGIRVMNLEGMRRAAAALRVSPGYILTDGFRVPGLTAPNAAVIKGDRSVACIAAASVLAKVTRDRIMAGYHNELPHYGFDVHKGYSTSDHLAALREHGPSDVHRWSYTNVATVAVKRGLRPSRPVLLTYAALEKAMEPPAAAGLSAVLDEALEPQLSLPLHAPAAGVGHNERSAGGAAARSRGGARIS, encoded by the coding sequence GTGGTGCGTGGCGACCTCTTCTGGGGGTTGCAGGGCGCGCTCGACCGCCGTGGCCTCGGCCCGGTCGCCGGTGTGGACGAAGCCGGTGCTGGCGCGTGCGCGGGGCCGCTGGTGGTCGCGGCCTGCGTGCTCAAGCAGGGCGACGCGGCGAAGCTGACCGACCTCACCGACTCCAAGATGATGACGGCCAAGGCGCGTGACCGGGTCTACGACCTGGTCCTCGCCCGGGCCGTCGACTACTCGGTGATCGTCATCCCGACCGAAGAGGTCGACCTCTACGGGATCCGGGTGATGAACCTGGAGGGCATGCGCCGCGCCGCGGCGGCCCTGCGCGTGTCGCCGGGCTACATCCTCACCGACGGGTTCCGCGTCCCCGGCCTCACGGCTCCGAACGCGGCGGTCATCAAGGGCGACCGGTCGGTGGCCTGCATCGCGGCCGCGTCGGTGCTGGCGAAGGTGACGCGAGACCGCATCATGGCGGGTTACCACAACGAACTCCCGCACTACGGGTTCGACGTGCACAAGGGGTACAGCACGTCCGACCACCTGGCGGCGCTGCGCGAGCACGGCCCCAGCGACGTCCACCGCTGGTCGTACACGAACGTGGCCACGGTCGCCGTCAAGCGCGGCCTGCGTCCGAGCCGCCCGGTCCTGCTGACGTACGCGGCGCTGGAAAAGGCCATGGAACCGCCCGCCGCGGCCGGCCTGTCCGCCGTCCTCGACGAGGCATTGGAGCCGCAACTCAGCCTGCCGCTGCATGCCCCGGCCGCGGGTGTGGGTCACAATGAACGCTCCGCCGGCGGAGCAGCAGCACGATCCCGAGGAGGGGCGCGGATTTCATGA
- a CDS encoding DUF2469 domain-containing protein: protein MSAEDLEKYETEMELSLYREYRDIVGQFSYVVETERRFYLANAVDVQVRDGGGEVYFEVRMSDAWVWDMYRPARFVKHVRVITFKDVNVEELDKPDLRLPEDGPFSG, encoded by the coding sequence ATGAGCGCAGAGGATCTCGAGAAGTACGAGACCGAGATGGAGCTCTCGCTGTACCGCGAGTACCGCGACATAGTCGGCCAGTTCTCGTACGTGGTGGAGACCGAGCGGCGGTTCTACCTGGCGAACGCGGTCGACGTCCAGGTCCGCGACGGCGGCGGCGAGGTGTACTTCGAGGTCCGCATGTCCGACGCGTGGGTCTGGGACATGTATCGCCCGGCCCGCTTCGTCAAGCACGTCCGGGTCATCACGTTCAAGGACGTCAACGTGGAGGAACTCGACAAGCCGGATCTCCGGCTCCCCGAGGACGGCCCCTTCTCGGGCTGA
- a CDS encoding YraN family protein has protein sequence MTGTDELARHRQDLGAWGEDLALRYLQDRGLVLLARNWRCREGELDLVFTDRTRVIVCEVKTRSGTEFGLPGETVTEEKAGRVRRAAQRWLREFRIGWCPVRYDVVTILAEPGTRPRLQHIEAAF, from the coding sequence ATGACGGGCACCGACGAGCTCGCCAGACACCGCCAGGATCTGGGCGCCTGGGGCGAAGACCTGGCGCTCCGGTACCTGCAGGACCGCGGGCTGGTCCTGCTGGCCCGCAACTGGCGCTGCCGCGAAGGCGAGCTGGACCTGGTCTTCACCGACCGCACCCGCGTCATCGTCTGCGAGGTGAAGACCCGCTCCGGAACCGAATTCGGCCTCCCGGGCGAGACGGTCACGGAGGAGAAAGCGGGCCGGGTCCGCCGCGCTGCCCAACGCTGGCTGCGCGAGTTCCGCATCGGCTGGTGTCCCGTCCGCTACGACGTCGTCACGATCCTCGCGGAACCGGGCACCCGGCCCCGCCTCCAGCACATCGAGGCGGCGTTCTGA
- a CDS encoding YifB family Mg chelatase-like AAA ATPase, protein MPIAKAWSAGLLGINGRVIEIEADLGGGLSRITLVGLPDAGLREAKDRVRSAVRNSGQPWPDGKITLGLSPANLPKMGSAFDLGIAAAVLAASGAVPATRLLGTVLLGELALDGRIRAVRGILPGLLAARAEGYGRAVVPTDSLVEAALVDGIEVAGAPHLREFVAWLNREAELARPEPPGPVPPPEVPDLADVIGQPEARWALEVAAAGGHHLLLSGPPGVGKTMLAKRLPGLLPQLTPEESLEVTAVHSVDGSLSKSSPLVTVPPFVAPHYSISVPALIGGGSGIASPGAISRAHRGVLFLDEVCEFGGQCLESLRTVLEEGEVRIARVKGAITYPARFQLVLATNPCACAPPKDADCVCSPTARRRYLAKLSGPLLDRVDLRVRLRPLSAITAHDTGPAEPSEAVRERVLAARERAAQRWSDHGWLSNSEVPGPALRREFALPATATAVLDRAMERGALSGRGADRCLRIAWTLADLDAEPRPGADQVSAALAFRERVAA, encoded by the coding sequence ATGCCCATCGCCAAGGCCTGGTCGGCCGGCCTCCTCGGCATCAACGGCCGGGTGATCGAGATCGAGGCCGACCTCGGCGGCGGCCTGAGCCGGATCACCCTCGTCGGCCTGCCCGACGCCGGGCTGCGCGAGGCGAAGGACCGCGTCCGGTCCGCCGTCCGCAATTCCGGGCAGCCCTGGCCCGACGGCAAGATCACCCTCGGCCTGTCGCCGGCGAACCTGCCCAAGATGGGGTCCGCTTTCGACCTGGGCATCGCGGCGGCGGTGCTCGCGGCGTCGGGCGCGGTCCCGGCGACCCGGCTGCTCGGCACCGTGCTGCTGGGCGAGCTCGCCTTGGACGGCCGGATCCGCGCGGTCCGCGGCATCCTCCCGGGCCTGCTCGCGGCTCGGGCGGAGGGCTACGGACGAGCCGTCGTGCCGACGGACTCCCTCGTCGAGGCCGCCCTCGTGGACGGCATCGAAGTCGCGGGCGCACCGCACCTGCGCGAGTTCGTGGCCTGGCTGAACCGCGAAGCGGAGCTGGCCCGCCCGGAGCCACCCGGCCCGGTGCCACCGCCGGAGGTACCGGACCTCGCGGACGTCATCGGCCAGCCGGAAGCACGCTGGGCGCTGGAGGTCGCCGCGGCGGGCGGCCACCACCTCCTGCTTTCCGGTCCGCCCGGGGTGGGCAAGACGATGCTGGCGAAGCGGCTCCCCGGCCTCCTCCCGCAGCTGACACCGGAGGAGTCCCTGGAGGTCACCGCGGTGCACTCGGTCGACGGCTCGTTGTCGAAGTCCTCACCGCTGGTCACGGTCCCGCCCTTCGTGGCCCCGCACTATTCGATCTCCGTCCCGGCCCTGATCGGCGGCGGCAGCGGAATAGCCTCGCCGGGCGCGATCAGCCGAGCCCACCGCGGAGTCCTGTTCCTCGACGAGGTGTGCGAGTTCGGCGGGCAGTGCCTCGAGTCGCTCCGAACCGTCCTGGAGGAGGGCGAGGTACGCATCGCCCGGGTCAAGGGCGCGATCACGTACCCGGCGCGCTTCCAGCTGGTCCTGGCCACCAACCCGTGCGCATGCGCACCGCCCAAGGACGCCGACTGCGTGTGCTCCCCGACGGCCCGGCGCCGCTATCTGGCCAAGCTGTCCGGACCCCTGCTGGATCGCGTCGACCTGAGAGTCCGCCTACGGCCCCTGAGCGCGATCACCGCCCACGACACAGGCCCGGCAGAGCCCTCGGAGGCGGTGCGTGAGCGGGTGCTCGCGGCACGCGAGCGCGCAGCCCAACGCTGGAGCGACCACGGCTGGCTGTCCAACTCCGAGGTCCCCGGCCCGGCCCTGCGTCGCGAGTTCGCCCTCCCCGCCACCGCAACGGCGGTGCTGGACCGAGCAATGGAGAGAGGAGCCCTGAGCGGCCGCGGAGCCGACCGTTGCCTACGCATCGCCTGGACACTGGCCGACCTCGACGCCGAGCCTCGCCCCGGAGCAGACCAGGTAAGTGCGGCCCTGGCATTCCGAGAGCGGGTGGCGGCATGA
- the dprA gene encoding DNA-processing protein DprA: MTADEVRQARAYLLRVAEPPAPALVEFVAEHGPVAAAARVRRGDCPAEVVKVTEARRGYDLVAQDFARAAAAGARLVVPEDEEWPRWPLHAVDLAAQHGVAEAVPPLALWVAGEGALGAAADRAVAIVGARAATAYGEHHAAEFAFGLAGRGVPIFSGAAYGIDGAAHRGALAAEGVTVAVLGCSVDTGYPAGHISMLNRIARSGGNVVSEYPPGTPPGRHRFLVRNRLIAALTEGTLVVEAGRRSGARNTASTAGAFGKVVMALPGPVSSGMSVGCHELIRDAKATLVSTVDEVLETVGRFGTAEDTATSRPKRRTDRLGPEALRAFEALTVRADRSDTEVAAESGLPLRRVRALLPELEIDGFAVRGDSGWRRRKESA; the protein is encoded by the coding sequence ATGACCGCGGACGAGGTGCGGCAGGCTCGTGCCTACCTGTTGCGCGTGGCGGAACCTCCCGCACCCGCGCTCGTGGAGTTCGTCGCCGAGCACGGTCCGGTCGCGGCAGCCGCGCGGGTCCGGCGTGGCGATTGCCCGGCTGAAGTAGTCAAGGTGACCGAGGCGCGTCGCGGCTACGACCTCGTCGCCCAGGACTTCGCCCGCGCCGCCGCGGCAGGCGCTCGGCTGGTCGTGCCCGAGGACGAGGAGTGGCCCCGCTGGCCGCTGCACGCCGTGGACCTCGCCGCCCAGCATGGGGTGGCCGAAGCCGTGCCGCCCTTGGCCTTGTGGGTGGCCGGTGAGGGTGCGCTCGGCGCCGCTGCCGATCGGGCTGTGGCCATCGTCGGTGCCCGGGCCGCGACCGCCTACGGCGAGCACCACGCCGCCGAGTTCGCGTTCGGGCTGGCCGGCCGCGGCGTGCCGATCTTCTCGGGCGCCGCCTACGGCATCGACGGGGCAGCCCACCGTGGCGCGCTCGCCGCCGAGGGCGTCACCGTCGCGGTGCTGGGATGCTCTGTCGACACCGGCTATCCGGCGGGGCACATCAGCATGCTGAACCGGATCGCCCGCTCCGGCGGCAACGTCGTCAGCGAGTACCCGCCCGGCACCCCGCCAGGGCGGCACCGCTTCCTCGTCCGGAACCGGCTCATCGCCGCCCTGACCGAGGGCACCCTGGTGGTCGAAGCGGGGCGCCGCAGCGGTGCCCGCAACACCGCCAGTACCGCCGGTGCCTTCGGCAAGGTGGTGATGGCCCTGCCTGGACCCGTGTCGTCCGGGATGTCCGTCGGCTGCCATGAACTGATCCGCGACGCCAAAGCGACGCTGGTGTCGACCGTCGACGAGGTCCTCGAGACCGTCGGCCGCTTCGGGACCGCCGAGGACACCGCCACGAGCCGGCCGAAACGGCGTACGGACCGGCTGGGGCCCGAGGCACTGCGCGCCTTCGAAGCACTCACTGTGCGCGCCGACCGGTCCGACACCGAGGTCGCGGCCGAGTCGGGCCTCCCACTGCGGCGGGTGCGGGCACTGCTGCCCGAGCTGGAGATCGACGGATTCGCCGTCCGCGGGGACTCCGGTTGGCGACGACGAAAGGAAAGCGCATGA
- a CDS encoding tyrosine recombinase XerC yields MPSPRSGRARRPDLRAVRAALPEPVRAVVTAYERHLGLERGLSAHTVRAYVGDAVSLLGFVVDGGGEVTELDLARLRAWLAAQQSGGASRTTLARRAASARTFTAWAHRTGVLATDPGGRLAAPRAHRTLPGVLRAGQAGEVMQASAAGAAQRDPVALRDRAIVELLYATGIRVSELCGLDVGGADFSRRVVTVLGKGGKERVVPFGVPAAEALADWIDDGRPKIVAETGGESAEPALFLGVRGKRVDPRTVRRVVHDAVTAVPGAADMGPHGLRHSAATHLLEGGADLRSVQELLGHATLATTQLYTHVTVDRLKAIHDRAHPRA; encoded by the coding sequence ATGCCGTCACCACGCTCCGGCCGGGCCCGCCGTCCCGACTTGCGCGCGGTCCGGGCCGCGTTGCCCGAGCCCGTGCGGGCCGTCGTGACCGCCTACGAACGGCACCTCGGGCTCGAACGCGGCCTGTCCGCGCACACCGTCAGGGCGTACGTCGGCGATGCCGTGTCGCTGCTGGGGTTCGTCGTGGACGGCGGCGGCGAGGTCACGGAGCTCGACCTCGCCCGGCTGCGGGCGTGGCTCGCCGCGCAGCAGTCCGGCGGGGCGAGCCGGACGACGCTGGCGCGGCGGGCTGCCTCGGCTCGGACGTTCACCGCCTGGGCGCACCGCACCGGCGTGCTGGCGACGGACCCGGGTGGCCGGCTCGCCGCCCCGCGGGCGCATCGCACCCTGCCCGGGGTGTTGCGTGCCGGACAGGCGGGGGAGGTCATGCAGGCGTCGGCCGCCGGCGCGGCGCAGCGCGATCCCGTCGCCCTGCGTGATCGCGCGATCGTCGAACTGCTCTACGCCACGGGCATCCGCGTGTCCGAGTTGTGCGGGCTGGACGTCGGCGGGGCCGACTTCTCCCGTCGTGTCGTGACGGTGCTGGGCAAGGGCGGTAAGGAACGCGTCGTCCCGTTCGGCGTTCCGGCGGCGGAGGCGCTCGCCGACTGGATCGACGACGGACGGCCGAAGATCGTCGCCGAAACCGGTGGTGAGAGCGCCGAGCCCGCGCTTTTCCTCGGTGTCCGGGGCAAACGCGTCGATCCGCGCACGGTCCGGCGCGTCGTCCACGACGCCGTCACGGCGGTGCCCGGAGCGGCCGACATGGGGCCCCATGGCCTGCGGCATTCCGCCGCGACGCATCTGCTCGAAGGGGGTGCCGATCTCAGGAGCGTTCAGGAACTGCTTGGTCACGCTACGCTTGCCACGACGCAGCTCTACACTCATGTGACCGTCGACCGGTTGAAAGCGATCCATGACCGAGCGCATCCCAGGGCCTGA
- a CDS encoding FliA/WhiG family RNA polymerase sigma factor gives MTAGPHVTEAAGVSTHGEAGAPAETRAGYDVDAGIAALWQQFADSPDQASRDRLVLHYAPLVKYVAGRVGTGLPTHIDVGDLVQSGIFGLVDAIEKFDPERGLRFETYAMQRIRGAILDDLRSQDWVPRAVRSKAKEAERAMERLGARLHRTPTDAELAAELGIGLDDLRDFYGQLQLTSVVALEDLVAAGKDSGSLVDTLPDDDAVDPVAVLVDQDNRRQLAQAIAQLTERDKIVVSLYYFESLTLAEIGKVLGVTESRVSQLHTRAVMRLRAKLVEQTGT, from the coding sequence ATGACCGCAGGCCCGCACGTGACCGAAGCCGCCGGAGTGAGCACTCACGGTGAGGCTGGCGCGCCCGCGGAAACCCGCGCCGGCTACGACGTCGACGCCGGGATCGCGGCTCTGTGGCAGCAGTTCGCCGACAGTCCGGACCAGGCGTCGCGCGATCGGCTCGTGCTCCACTACGCCCCGCTGGTCAAGTACGTCGCCGGGCGGGTCGGCACCGGCCTGCCCACCCACATCGACGTGGGCGACCTCGTGCAGTCGGGCATCTTCGGGCTCGTCGACGCGATCGAGAAGTTCGACCCCGAGCGCGGCCTGCGCTTCGAGACCTACGCGATGCAGCGCATCCGCGGCGCGATCCTCGACGACCTCCGTTCGCAGGACTGGGTGCCCCGTGCGGTCCGCAGCAAGGCGAAGGAGGCGGAACGCGCGATGGAGCGCCTCGGCGCCCGCCTGCACCGCACCCCGACCGACGCGGAGCTCGCCGCCGAACTCGGCATCGGCCTCGACGACCTGCGCGACTTCTACGGCCAGCTGCAGCTCACCAGCGTCGTCGCGCTGGAGGACCTGGTGGCCGCGGGCAAGGACAGCGGCTCACTGGTCGACACGCTGCCCGACGACGACGCCGTCGACCCGGTCGCGGTGCTCGTCGACCAGGACAACCGCCGCCAGCTCGCCCAGGCGATCGCGCAGCTGACCGAGCGGGACAAGATCGTGGTCAGCCTCTACTACTTCGAGAGCCTGACCCTCGCCGAGATCGGCAAGGTCCTCGGCGTCACGGAGTCGCGGGTCAGCCAGCTGCACACGCGGGCGGTCATGCGGCTGCGCGCCAAGCTGGTCGAGCAGACCGGCACCTGA
- a CDS encoding M23 family metallopeptidase codes for MIAPAWPPSAAPGPGPGGSRAVRHARLSWPLSPVPVITKYFDAPETPFGPGHRGVDLAAVPGQDVLAADAGVVVFAGLVGGRPVLSVDHDGGLRTTYEPVAAKVAVGEQVYRGQVLGTVLAGHPGCAVAACLHWGVRRGEEYVDPLALTGEAGEYRLKPWGGGR; via the coding sequence ATGATCGCTCCGGCGTGGCCACCCTCGGCTGCCCCCGGGCCTGGCCCGGGCGGCTCGCGCGCCGTGCGGCATGCGCGGCTCTCCTGGCCCCTATCACCCGTTCCGGTGATCACGAAGTACTTCGACGCCCCCGAAACACCGTTCGGTCCCGGGCATCGCGGAGTCGACCTGGCCGCCGTGCCCGGGCAGGACGTGCTGGCCGCCGATGCGGGCGTCGTCGTGTTCGCCGGATTGGTCGGTGGGCGGCCCGTGCTCTCCGTCGATCACGACGGTGGGCTGCGGACCACCTACGAGCCCGTCGCGGCGAAGGTGGCCGTGGGCGAGCAGGTCTACCGGGGCCAGGTGCTCGGCACCGTCCTCGCCGGGCATCCCGGCTGCGCGGTGGCGGCGTGCCTGCACTGGGGCGTGCGGCGGGGCGAGGAGTACGTCGATCCCCTCGCCCTGACCGGCGAGGCCGGCGAGTACCGGCTCAAGCCGTGGGGAGGTGGTCGGTGA
- the rpsB gene encoding 30S ribosomal protein S2 — MAVVTMKQLLDSGVHFGHQTRRWNPKMKRYIFTERNGIYIIDLQQTLTYIDRAYEFIKETVAHGGTIMFVGTKKQAQEAIANEAARVGMPYVNQRWLGGMLTNFQTVHKRLLRLKELEAQEQTGGFTGLTKREILTLTREKEKLEKTLGGIRDMAKVPSAVWIVDTKKEHIAVGEARKLNIPVVAILDTNCDPDEVDYPIPGNDDAIRSAALLTKVVAEAAAAGLMARSSRNGASADAKPEPGVAADEPLAEWEKELLAGSETAAADANEAAAATEAATEQATASS, encoded by the coding sequence ATGGCCGTCGTCACCATGAAGCAGCTGCTCGACAGCGGCGTGCACTTCGGGCACCAGACCCGCCGGTGGAACCCGAAGATGAAGCGCTACATCTTCACCGAGCGCAACGGCATCTACATCATCGACCTGCAGCAGACGCTGACCTACATCGACCGTGCGTACGAGTTCATCAAGGAGACCGTCGCGCACGGCGGCACCATCATGTTCGTCGGCACCAAGAAGCAGGCTCAGGAAGCCATCGCCAACGAGGCCGCGCGCGTGGGCATGCCCTACGTCAACCAGCGCTGGCTCGGCGGCATGCTGACCAACTTCCAGACCGTGCACAAGCGCCTCCTCCGTCTCAAGGAGCTCGAGGCCCAGGAGCAGACCGGTGGCTTCACCGGCCTCACCAAGCGCGAGATCCTGACGCTGACCCGCGAGAAGGAAAAGCTGGAGAAGACCCTCGGCGGTATCCGCGACATGGCCAAGGTGCCGAGCGCGGTGTGGATCGTCGACACCAAGAAGGAGCACATCGCCGTCGGCGAGGCTCGGAAGCTGAACATCCCGGTCGTCGCGATCCTGGACACCAACTGCGACCCGGACGAGGTCGACTACCCGATCCCGGGCAACGACGACGCCATCCGCTCGGCCGCGCTGCTGACCAAGGTCGTCGCCGAGGCCGCGGCCGCCGGTCTGATGGCGCGCTCCAGCCGCAACGGTGCTTCGGCCGACGCGAAGCCGGAGCCGGGTGTCGCCGCGGACGAGCCGCTGGCCGAGTGGGAGAAGGAGCTGCTCGCCGGCTCCGAGACCGCCGCCGCCGACGCGAACGAGGCCGCTGCCGCGACCGAGGCCGCCACCGAGCAGGCGACCGCCTCCTCCTGA
- the tsf gene encoding translation elongation factor Ts, translating into MANYTAADVKRLREMTGAGMMDCKKALEENGGDFDKAVEFLRIKGAKDVGKRAERATAEGLVTGDGGVLIELDSETDFVAKNADFQALAAKIVEVAKTLKTSDVEALKGAELDGKTVNEVVQELSARIGEKLELRRVVAFEGQTATYLHRRGSDLPPAVGVLVEFTGDDAEAARGAAMQVAALRAKYLTREEVPAEIVENERRIAEQTAREEGKPEQAMPKIIEGKVNAYYKDNVLLEQPSVKDNKKTVKALLDEAGVTLTRFARFEVGQA; encoded by the coding sequence ATGGCGAACTACACCGCCGCTGACGTGAAGCGCCTGCGCGAGATGACCGGCGCCGGCATGATGGACTGCAAGAAGGCCCTCGAGGAGAACGGCGGCGACTTCGACAAGGCCGTCGAGTTCCTCCGCATCAAGGGCGCCAAGGACGTCGGCAAGCGCGCCGAGCGCGCCACCGCCGAGGGCCTGGTCACCGGCGACGGCGGCGTCCTCATCGAGCTCGACTCCGAGACCGACTTCGTCGCGAAGAACGCCGACTTCCAGGCGCTCGCCGCGAAGATCGTCGAGGTCGCGAAGACCCTCAAGACCTCCGACGTCGAGGCGCTGAAGGGTGCCGAGCTCGACGGCAAGACCGTCAACGAGGTCGTCCAGGAGCTGTCGGCCCGCATCGGCGAGAAGCTCGAGCTGCGCCGCGTCGTGGCCTTCGAGGGCCAGACCGCCACCTACCTGCACCGTCGCGGCTCCGACCTGCCGCCGGCCGTCGGCGTGCTCGTCGAGTTCACCGGTGACGACGCCGAAGCCGCCCGCGGTGCCGCCATGCAGGTCGCCGCGCTGCGCGCGAAGTACCTGACCCGCGAGGAGGTGCCGGCCGAGATCGTCGAGAACGAGCGCCGCATCGCCGAGCAGACCGCCCGCGAGGAAGGCAAGCCGGAGCAGGCCATGCCGAAGATCATCGAGGGCAAGGTCAACGCCTACTACAAGGACAACGTCCTGCTCGAGCAGCCGTCGGTCAAGGACAACAAGAAGACCGTCAAGGCCCTGCTCGACGAGGCCGGCGTGACGCTAACCCGCTTCGCGCGCTTCGAGGTCGGCCAGGCCTGA